TTGCTCGCGATGAAGAAACAGGCCGCACGAAATATGTTACGAAAGagagtggagaaaaaaaagaagagggcTGCACGTGCAGTGGTTTATTGTAATAACAGcaatattgttgttattatcgtcACGTCATAACAGATTTTATTATCCCAGTTCTACTCTTTGGCACAATATCTCAGGCACATTCATGAGCGAGTGTGTTGCTGTTTTTTCGCGGGGTTCAACAACGGCAATTCGGATGAATCGAGTCGGGCAATCCGTgcaaatgaaaacaaatgaaGTGAGAAAAAGCAGCacgagaaagaagaaaaaaacaccgCCGTGAAATAATCCTTCGAGGGAACGAACGCCATCGCGTTTCGTCCCTATGACGGTTACCTTACATGTGTGTATGGTTTTTACTTATGGGTATGCATACCCGACACCCGGCCTGCACCGCCGTTCACTTTCGGCGTTTAGATTTTCGAGCAGAGAAAACAAAGCCGAACGATGACCGGCTGTGAGGGAAACAAGCGGCACGTGAAGTgacgaagaaagaaacgaCAATGAATGTGCCGCGGCTACAAATTGCCGTTCGTCTTTAATTAACATATCACTTTCGTAAGACTCACCCTTGTTTTCGAGCGAAGGATATGCGGTGCCAAACAGGTGAGAGAGCTCGATCCGAAAGACGAACAGAGAGGCGAAGGTAGGAAAATCGCCGAGACCACGTGACCTTGTCCGGAACGTGATAAGACTCGAGATCTCCACTGTTATGTTAGGTACCACTGTTTTTATCCCGCGTTAGGAACTCGAAAATAGTTTTCACTTGTTTCTGGCCGCCGCCGTCTCCTTCGGCAAtccttttcctttccttttttttttccttgactTGGCTCGACTCGAATTGACTCTGGGTATCTCGGGGAGACGCGACGCGACCCGATCCGATTCGACGTCCGTTACTCGTCCCTGACTAAAAGAAATGGTGAACTCAGGGAGACCCAAGCGCGACTGAACTCGAACGCAAACCACAAAGTTGAAGAAACGGCAGCGTGTGGGCGACCCGCCGTAAggctggggggggggggggggacagATCGGCCATCCGCCGAGCGCCGGTGGCGCCATGAACCCGGCTCTTCGCCGCGGCGATGTGTGGAACTTGTTTTCGCGACTACCGGACAGTGGTTCTCATTCGTGGTTCAACGGACCACATATTCTCTTATAATCctgttgtttatttgttttaccATGTATTTAGAATACTTTTGAGTCATTTTTAGGATGTTAGAGCCTGAATGTAAAGCGGGGTTTCTTAACCTCGAAAATTATAAAGGTTCCGGCAATGTAGGTAAAGAATTTTACATCCTGGAACTTTAGTAATAATTGTATGGTTGTGAATACTATTATCATTAGGTATACCTATGTCATAAATCACTCGTattgtataattgaaattaaataaagtttcTACTTTTTAGAATGAACGTCACACCCAAGAATTTTTATCCTTCCCTCACTCCTGGTTCAGTCGGAATGCATCTAACAtttaaaattgcaatttttcgataccgctattttatttttctaatcgttGGTGGAGGGGGGCAGGAGGGAAGGGGGGGATCATTGCTCATTCTGCATTAGCTTCGGctgccattttgaatttatcgGGGAATTTGTGTTTGTCAAATAACTCGCCcattttcaactttgaacTAAAAATACTCATAACTAAACTTGCAGGAAATTCAACTCTTACgatggatatttttttaacttgatTCATAAATTCAATCAGATCGCGGCTGAAGCTAGATAGATGGATAAATAGATAAGAAGTTTTATTTGATTATAGAGCCGTAGCAAATGCAAaggttacaaaaaaaaatatactgcAGCATCTGATCGAAATTCTGGATTTAGACTTCCATTAACCCCCCCCCACTTTACCTACCAATCATTAGAAAAAAGAAGTAGCGGTATAGAAAAACTGCAATTTCAGGTTCTTTTTATTGCGAGATAGTGGAGCTATTTGCTAAGAAGAAGAGCTATTCAAAAATCGAAACATAGAAAATACGAAAGTCATAAACGAAAGCTTAGATATCCATGCTTCGTTATTTAAATGGCCATCGAACAGTTATGAACATAGTAGATTCCCACGATTGCACTCTATGATGGGTCATTCTATTCGGAagattattttctaaaaatttactGAAATATTTCTCCACGTTCGCATCGTtgaatatattcatttttaccacTATCACTTCGTGATTGCACCGATACTTATTATGATCGAACCccgaaaacgagaaaaatctGTTTTAAAATTAGTGACTTCGTACTGAATAATCTTCGGATTCAAATGACTCATCGTAGAGTGATCCACTAGattattaacaattttgaaGTGATTTAaaacgaagcatcgatatttcgacttttgtttgtaattcctgtatttcctatttttgaatttccaaaGAGATCCTCGCAGCTCACGAACACAGTAAGGCAATAAATGTACGACTATCTCGAAATAAAATGATCTGGTAGAAAGTATCAGTTTTCGGCcaaccaaaaaatttatcactcGACGTAACAATAACAGCTGATTCACCGATTTCTGTAAGACGACCGTGTTAAAGGTATACACGACTCTCAGGGAGGCAATGATTTGTGAAAATGTAtactttataaataaatacatacttTGGCAGCAGTTCGCTTTCAAGTTCAAATAAACGCCTAAAGACTCCAAGTAATTTTAATATGTATTTTGAATCACGGATCCCCTCGTGTATTTAAACTAATGCTCAAACAAGAGCGCAACCTTTTCGACTCTGGAATGATTGTTGTACTCTGCACCCCTCAGCCCTTCTTGCAGCGCTTGCACATTGTCAGCCAGGTTATGTTCGAAACCCAGACTACGAATGCGTCACTGTTTACGCAAGTAACCAACCGATTCACACAATAGCATGTATAATTTAGCGATAGGAGGAATGTTTAGATAAGGGTAAGTTTTAAAGGCTACAACGATATAATCAACTTTGACGCGATCAATTGACGATTTATGTTTATCACCAACTATCATGTTTGTCAGATAATTTACTACAAACACGGTCTGCGACGGCGATAAGTTGGCGTGTAATTGGATGAGCTGGCAAATCGCGTCGTTAAATTGTATTTCAAGTGTTTCGCAATTCATTGCTCCAGTTTTAATGGCAGCTGCAGACTCAATGGCGAGAAAAGCAGCGGTTCTTTGATTATAGATATTTCTATGTAATATCCATAACCGCTCTACGCTTGCGGAGGCGATATCCGTAATAGATTGAACTCAGATTTTCTCAACGATTTCATCTGCGCGTAACGGTTTCGGGTCAAAGAGATCGCGCTAGTCGCTGTATCGTAAACTCGGCgcgtaattaaaaattcgaCAACGGAAGAGCTCGTTGCAGCATTCTGGTTTGCTGCGGAGTGCAGAGTACTTGTACACAGTTTCTAACGTAGGATTAAGACGGAGATATGATTACAGGGATCGCGTTACATGATTGGTACCCTCTCGCGGTTCGAGTACCTCTATATACCCGATGACTCTGGCAAAAGATTAATAAATTGCTGCGGAAGTAATGCGAGTCTGATCTCGTCTCCGGTCCATTACGTGTATCTGCGAGGTGTAGTCGCGGGTTCAAGGATCACAGGACTCACGGATTGTCTCTACTCAAAGCTCCGGTAATTGAAGAGTTTTTAAAACCGAAACAAATCGAACCTTGAATCGATAATTAATCTTACTGATAATGTGGTAATCAATTAGGAGTAAACTTAAAGGAACAATGAATCCGAGTTCCAGTTTACaatgagaattttgaaaagaaaaagtagatACCGAAATTCCTCGACCATTACTGTTTGTTTCAATGAGAATTTCGATTTGCGTTATAATAAGAATTTGCAATTCTGTGCAGAAATGACCGTGACGACCGATCCCGCCCATAtcgaaattgtaatttgatGTAAACTTATTCCGCACCAAGTACCTTTCACTTACAATTACGTGCATGGATAAACCGTAcagatgtatacatatacgtataatgttgCGTCGATGATAATCGGAACGATACTTTGGGTCTCACCTGCCATGCACTTGCATCGGTGCGCAGGCTTCTCTGGGGTTCTCGATATTGCgcgatattacaaaaattacaaatattacaaGTTTCGTAACTCTGATTCGATGATAATTCCTGCTCTCACAAAGACGTTCTTACGCATCGTGGAACTGCGACAATAATCGGACGACCCGGTAGTCGTATAAGAGACATAGGATAACGGAGGTGTCAGAGGCCTCGTAAAGATCTAGTGACCGTGTCGCCGTTTTCAGTTCAATCGCTCAGTTCATCAGGCTTCGGCCCAGTTGTTCGTCCGTCCGTCTTATTCTGTAATCCTGAGCCTGCAGCAATTCTGTCCTCGACGATGGCGTGTACACGAAACTCGCGAGCCTCCGTTTCTTGCAGCGATTAAACACATCCAGTGGAGAGAGATGTATGGGTCACAATGACGAGGTGGAGTTGATCCGGAACCCTGTGTTATCTGGGTCGGCGGACATCCATCAATGTTGAACGGACAACCGGTTCGCCGTTCCAGCTCTACACTTTATAAACGCATTATAACACATCCTTTAACCCGCGGCAACATTCGGCTTCCGACGTGATTCTCTTTTTGCTCCctttaattatttcataatttattgtcATCCGTGGGGTCGGACGCGCCCCTCGTCGACGCTCATTATTGTTGTATCCTCTCACATCCCGTATACGGAATTCATGCAGGTCCTCGATTGAAATTCCTTCGGAAGGTTGCAACAATTTTTTAGCTGCAGTGTTCGTGTCCCATTTATATCCAAAATACCTCAAGTTCAACCGTCGAAAATTAATCTACAGAAAGCAACGCGTttcttatatttattataacatTGGACGGCAGAAAACGCTTcgcaagaaagaaaaaaaccgcAGAAACTTTACATACTGCCATTGGCCCTTTCGGAAGACAAGACATAGATCTGGGCGGGCGTGCAGCGGCATGCAATTAGTTCATGTGTTAGATCTTTATCTCGATATTTTAGAAAGTCACAGAGTCATAAATTCATCGGACAAGATTCATCGATCATTTCTGTAATCTAGAATCCAATACAGATAAATATGATACCAAAAGGGTGAACGTAGGTAGTTGAGTTATTAtatgtttggtttttttttttccttatcagctttgttttttctagTTCAGTACCGCGACAAAAATATAACACGATTACAGTTATTTTCGGCATTTTCACACCGCGACACGAGTTGGCAATAGAGGTTAAATATGCAGCGAGTATACTGGCGAGTAGCCAGGGTATAATCAAAGTTTTTCAGGatttgttcaatattttttatacatctttGTATTACCGATTTCCAACTGTacctgaaaaatgaaaaaaaaaatgtaggaTAAATTGGATGACAAGTTTGTCGGAACAATACGAAAACGTCTCGTATTTCGCAAATCAATTTCGACCGCCTTGCAAAGAAATTCTGAAGTGACGCTCAAGCGCCGGGTGAAATAACACTCGTGTGTTATTAGTTGTATCACATTACTGCGTAACCCAGTTGATGGAACACTTCGGTTCATCAATGATATCATTCCACCACACAAGAAGTTAAAGTAATCAATAAACGCCAAGTGGCACCTCTCAGTCACTCGCGAAGATTTTGCAACCCGAGCAGCTTGCGCACTTCAGATTCATCTCAAGTGGTCAGCATCGCAGAGTGTGATGTATAAGGTATCTGCGCAAACTGAACTGCTGCTGCACTTTTCGAGAATGGTTTACAGCTCGCAGGTTTCGAGATGCTGCCAAGGCAATCAGCGTGGGTAAATGCATCGTGAATATCCGAGGTGCAGATTTGATTCACATTGGAAGACGCCATCTGGTGCAGAAAAACAAACACAGTACTACTTCAAGAGAGCcctatataataatacaataaaaagCCTCTgtcgtattatttttcctctgcATCATAACCGAATGTATCACAATAAACGGCACGACAGGCAATCTTGATGATGCTTTCTGCACCTCGTTGTGCGTGTAATTTACCGAAAACCATGATGCGGGCCGCCCGTCTGCTGAGTAAATTTTTAGGCACTTCATCCGGGACCGATGCTTCTGCCCGTGATTTGAGACGATGTGGGGCGACGTAAAGTACACACAGGTATGTCATACGAACGACTACGCGCAACGCGAAGTGTTCTATTTGCAGCAAATGGGGTTGGAGTGAAACAACTGGTTTCCGAACAACGCGTTCAACAGCCGAGCCTTTCTGCTGCACTGCATTTAGAACCGGGATAAGAATGCGGTATACAGTTAATTAAACGCGCATATATGGGATAAACGGTTTAGTACACACGGTGCTCGACCCCTACATAATGCAGACCATAAagcgttttgaaaaaaaattaaatataaggTAATATCTACTGGAATTCAATTAAAGTGAATGGTAaagtacttttttcatttataacaaCACGCCCCTTCCGCCGATAGTGTAAATTGTGCAATTACCCGTTAGGCAATCTTCTAGCTGGAAAGAACGGCTCAAAAATCCCCACCTCGCTGTCGCCATTTTGgaacaaacaatttttcagatGGTGCTGCGCTCTGTGAACGCGGCTCAAGATTACGTATTTTCGTCGCAAAGTTTGAGCGCGACACGTTCATTGTATTCAAATTGACCGTAGAATATAATAACGCACATGTACgcgaattatttcaaatgaaatcaaGAATGACTCGAAGTTTGCTGAAGCGTAGCCAAGGTCTCATGGGTCTCAGGAATATTGATTAACTTGCGATTATTTACCACGCGAAACTTTGTTTTACTTCGGTTGTTATCAAATTCAATGGCAACTAGATCTTTCGATACTGTCAGGCTATACGTCAAAAAGGAAACGAAAGGGTGTAAAATGATTCTCGTAAAGAATAATTTTGTCGAGAAATTTATGCCAAAAGCCTAACTGCATCATGCCGAAAATACTTCACAGCAATGATAAGAATATCGATGATCACAAGTATGTAAATCACACGTGATATGATGACACTAAATTATTCAGGATTATTTTGGCAACGAATTCGtgaataatgaatataaattagCAATGGAAATTTCTCTCTTAGTTTTAGAAATACTTTTCTTactaaattaatttttgaaagtatAACTGCATATCGTTGGATCGATTGATTTCTACGCTAGCATCTACGAGTAACCGTTTATTCGAAACAACTCATTTACAGAACAATCCATTcgattttgaatgaaaattggtcaAAAACCCATTATACCTGTATACAtgcgtgtatatgtatattataaaaatatatctgtatttatttacgtatataattataaaaaatacaaattcataGAAAATAGCACCTATACCTTTGTTAGGAATGAATGAATGTTGTAAATAAGACAGATATGAACCCATAACACCTCTAACGTTATGATAAAATCAAGTAACAAGGGTAAAGTTCTATTCGTTCAacataattaattgataatataattataacaagGCTTGATCTTCAAATTCCAGTATACCGAAATACGTTGATCTTTGATGTAATCATATTTTGTCATGTAACAACTGGaaaatatatactataatTATCGATTATTCTTATCATATCCCATAGGTATTATATTACCAGTGTATAAACTGATCCTGAAATTCCCAACAAAtacatgatatacatatattataagtaAAATTCATGTAAACTTGCTAACTTCACTGTTCATGTGTGAATTCAAAATCCCTTTGGAACACCTAcaaatttgttcattttatttcaacttttagTCGAACTAATATCACTGCTCCAAGatagttccgaatttgaatgtgactttcattttttagagTATCCCTGCAATATTACCAATAGactttattacaattttgatCTAATAAGCTCGATTTTCTTTGCCGCCCTCTTCTGTAAGTCAGGTAGCTTCATAGCCAGGCCCATATTCCCTTTGATCTTTACTTTACCCTGGAAAAATGCTTTCTGCGGATTTAGTTTTCCTGTTATAAAGTCTACGATATCTTTATCACTTATAGTAATTGTAACATCGGGCTTTGTCTTCCCGTTAAACTCCACGCTTCCTTTTCCAGTTTTCGCATTTACGATCCACAATCCCTCTTCTCCGTTTGGTCCGTCAGTAATTTTGAACCCGTAGATGCCACGTACTCTGTCGATTAAATTGTCAGTATCCTCACGCATGGCtatttcaagaattttgaacaaaacgTTAGCCTGGAATTTGTCAGGCTCAACAGCAGCCACGTTATTTCGCTGTACCGAATTTTTAGCATGAGGAAATCCAAGTTTGTACAAAGCGACGACAACTGCTCCACCCAGTCCAATATTATGTTGGAGAGCAAGCTTCGCTCCTTTAACCTGTCGCTTACCAGCTTCGCCCCGCAATTGCCAGCAAAGTTCTGAACACTGAGCTAATCCAGTAGCGCCAAGAGGATGACCTTTAGAGATCAGTCCTCCGCTCGGATTAATAACGAATTTACCACCGTACGTATTATTCCCAGAGTCTATCAGTTCTCCTGCTTTTCCAGGAGGGCAAAGACCCAGTGCTTCGTATGTGATTAATTCATTTGCCGAGAAACAGTCGTGCAATTCAATAACGTCAACGTCCGATGGTTTGTACGGTGTATTAGTAAACAATTTCTGTGCTGCATTCTGAGTCATGTCGTAACCGATGAGTTTGATGCAGCTTCGTTCAGAAAACGTTGATGGCAGGTCCGTAGACATCTCCATACCCACAATTTCGACTGCCTGGGCCTCTAAATTATTCGCCTTGACAAAATCTTCATTTGCCAGAATAACGGCGGCTGCACCGTCGGATGTTGGACAACACTGAAGTTTTGTTAAGGGGCCAAAAACCGTTGGGGACTTCATTATTTGTTCTAGGCTATATTTCTCTTGAAATTGAGAATAAGGGTTGTTCGTAGAGTGCAGGTGATTCTTGTAAGCTATTTTGGCAAAATGTTCAGGCTTTGTTCCATACTTTTTCATGTGCTCAATACCGGCGTTTCCAAACATCTGAGCTGTTATCGGGCTAGCATCAAGACCAGCTATATCTGCCATTAGCTCGACGTGTTTATCCATTGGATTTGTTCGGTCCATGAATTTTGAGGTCAAAGAACCTCGCTCCATCTTCTCAAATCCCAACGCCAAAACACAATCGGCGTTCCCAGTCTCTATGATTTGTTTTCCCATCAGCAGAGCTGTTGATCCCGTCGAACAGTTGTTGTTGACGTTATAAACTGGGAAACCGGTCATGCCAACTTCGTAAAGGGCTCGTTGACCGCAGGTCGAGTCACCATAGACATATCCAACGCAGGCAGCCTTAATTTGCCTATGAGGAATCTTAGCATCCTTAAGGGCGTTGGTTACTGCCTCCTTGGCCATGTCTGGGTAGTCGAAGTCATCCCGTTTACCCggtttttcaaacttggtCATTCCCACTCCGACTACGTAGACTTTTGGCTTGTGAACCATCTTGATACCTGAGATTATAATTTGAGAATTACTTTTAACAGCACTAAAGACAGTTTTGTCGCCCAAACTTTGGGACTTGTACTCGATAACTAAAAGTGAAAGTTTTCAAGTATACCTTGTTGTGCGAAGGAAGACTTTGAACCTTATGTAACACACATGTGATTAAATACACAACGATAAATATTCGTGATCAAGGCTCAACTCCACTCGCTATGAACGATGACCCGCAGTTAACTAGCGCTTAGCGTGTGTGCCATGtaggcatatatatatatgtatatagaaatCACGATTAAAATGCAGGTGTAGATAGGCAGGTGAATTAACCTGTTCGGTTGCGCCGACGTCAGTCTGAATAGCTCTTGGCAAAACTTACCAGAGTCTTGACTCACGGATGTCGCCTGGACGTTGTGAAGGATTTTCTTTCGAGATGCTATTTATCCGTTTCAGGTTCACCTCCTTTCTTATTGCCTCTGGATCAGAATCTCATAAACTTAACACCTATTTAACAATGTCAATCGGAATAATCGCAATTGTTAATCAGCTTGTACAAATAGTGACATTGCATACGTCACGTCCGTTTTCGCAATTCGCCCAGTGCATTCTGGGTGTTGCGCTACCGTTCAAAACTTGTTTGCGTGGGTATTCGTTCGAATTGTAGCAATGCGATACGCGCATTgctatttataatttttatgtgAAATAGCGTATCGGGTTTTAATTACAGGTTAAGATCGGATTCATCTTGCATGAGACTGTGCAATCTCCTGCATCTTAAACTTGACTCGTGTTTTTCTCCTTCAACTGATACATGCCTGTAAGACGCTAGACCGTTAGTTTTATTTCGAAACACAAAGGGGTCTGCGAATCGAacaagagaaataattttttccttttaccaTATCATTTATATCGATCTATTAAAATCATGTGTGAAAATGAATCGTTACATTATTTatgttattattcttattatggAAAGCTCGAAGTAACGGCGCAAGTCGCTATTTAAAATACAACGCATTCCGTCGTCTTGCAAGCTTAAGTATAAATCCAAATCCAAGTTTAGACACAAAGAAAGAACGGCGGTTTAAAAGGAGTTCGTTGCCTTTCGATGATTCATTTCCAGACGATCACTGGTCTGGAGTAGACAACGTTTAAATCGATCAAAATATTATCTACTTACAAGTCTGTATTGTGTATAAGTACAATGTCgtattgagataaaaaaaaatcaaactcgtATATCCAAAACTTAGTACCTTAAccatattacatacatacatatattgatGCGTGACTTTAAATGTTTCCGttaaagataaaataattaaacaatcACAAAGTACGAGATTTCGTAAGTCAgtataattgttaaaaatcaattgaacttaataatataaacattAACGGCTGCTTGTTGCGAAGGACATAAGCAACTACCTGGGGACGAGGTGTATGACTTTTATATACACAAAGCGTGTTTATCACAGTTTTAAACTTATCGTTAGACAGCAGAGCTCCTACATACGCGTACATCACGACTCTGCCTATAAAGTTGAACTACGCTTCGCGCTGAATAGAATTTATACTCCAGGCACATCGCGCTGCAGCTAtacgacaaatattgaatagAAGACTTTACATATTCTGAAccgtgaaataattattataaaatcgaTAGTTTTCCAATTGAAATAACGCCCTAATAAAAGCTTGAGGCTAACCATCGACGCTGTAAAATTAAATCGACAGTTTAAACGAacgttataaaaattgtacggtGTACCTGACGGCGTGATCGAATTTTTGTCATATTTTCggtgtatacatacatcacATACATTCAGAATTACAATCCAGTGATGCAAAATGTCTCGTACATCTAGAATAAATTTAGATCGTGAAATACCCGGTGTCTTGGTGCCGGTTGAAAACAGAACCTCTTTGGCCAGACGAGGTATAAACAATATCATCCAAGCGTTGCCAGGAACCCAAGGCTGGACCAGAAATGAAACagtatcatcatcatcatcatcgtcgtcgtcgtcgtcgagcaCAATGCGCACCGCGATACCGGGATGCGCGTCGCATAGATCGCGCGGGGTAAACATGGAGGCGATGAAAACTAAGCagaaaaaatgcgaaaacCTCGATATCGCGGCCGTGGATAACGAGAAGCAAATTGTGTTCGAGCAAGTTGACCTTTACGCCCAAGGTTTTCCAGTCTTTGAAGAAATACGGAGACAGGGGAAACTCTGCGATGTCACGCTTAAGGTAAATCAGTGGAACGCCTACAAGTCTAACCCCACTTTCActcgtttgtttttgttttgacaGATGGAGTAAATATGCGTCTAGATATTGTGATATGTCAGAACAAAGCAAGAGTGTTTATATTTACAGTTTCTAATGACGAATCAGAGCAGGACGATGAACTAGTATTTAACGACGTGATAACAATAAATACgatgtattatatacctagtcgtagaaaattttttttgtcgtctTAGCAAtcccttttattttttacatataAATACGATTTTTTCACTGATGAAGCACCCTTGATGAGCTCACCATCACACCCTCGAACACAATTTgcttatattttcataaaatgtGTTACTCCAATTTTACAGGTCGATGATCAAAGTTTCAGCGCTCACAGGATAGTCTTGGCTGCGACGATACCATACTTTAATGCAATGTTTTTGAACAATATGATCGAAAGTAAACAAAACGACATAACACTACAGGGGATTGACGCTGTGTAAGTTGAACAAAGTTCACTTAAATGCTACAAAGGTACAATCTTTGGTTCACATTTGGCAATGAGCCAAATTCTCTACTTTGttctttactttcatttctttgtggatgaaaatattcttaatttgaaattcggtGCTATCTACTTTCGTACTTGCCAGTTGCTGGCAAGTTTTGTTACTCTATTTTTGAagcttatttttgtttttactatATTGCCAATGACGTTACCTTTGAAATACACAATAGCTTGGCAAAGCAATGCACCTAgctttgtttcttttcgttacttgttattattgtttatGATGAAACGTCAAACAAGTAATGTAAATCTCAGAGCGAAATCTCATATATAATTCTATGTGGAACAGAactgaaattatatttacacaCTTGTGTAAATTTTAATGGGGTGCTCTATACGAttacattttcaatattatttcagAGCTTTAGAGGCAGCAATTAATTTTGCATACAGTGGCCGGATTACTCTGACTAATAGCAATGTTCAAAGTCTTATGATGGGTGCATCTTTTCTTCATCTACACAAAGTCAGAGATGCATGTGctgattttctaaaaaaacgGTGATTATTGAATCAAGTAAACAGGTCCAACCATGTTAAGAGATTTCATATAATAATCCTGAAACTGTAATTGATTTTTCTCTAGATTTCATCCACACAATGCGATTGGAATTCGTCACTTTGCTGACACATTGAGTTGCCTACCTCTTGTTGAAGAAGCCGACAAATATAtacaacaatattttcacGAAGTATCTGTAGCTGATGAATTTCTTGCCCAACCATTCTCCGAACTCAAAGAATTGGTCTGCAGAGATGAACTGCATGTTGTCTCTGAAGAACAAGTATTCGAAGCCGTTATGCGGTGGGTCAGACACGACaaagaaaatagaacaaaaaatttacctgAACTTTTAGCTTCCGTCCGATTGCCTCTGCTTACACCTCAATACTTAGCTGATCACATTGCCAAGGAAGATCTTATTAGAAGTTCTCATCAATGCAGGTATCTGCCAATAACAtgattaatgtatgatatatttttgaacCACAATAATTACTAAATTTccgtttgataaattttagaGACTTACTAGACGAAGCTCGTGATTATCACCTAATGCCAGAGAGACGACATCTCTTACAAAGTTTTAGATCCCGTCCAAGATGCTGTAACTACATAATGGGCCACATTTTTGCTGTGGGAGGTCTAACAAAGTCTGGAGATTCGCTGAGCACCGTTGAAGTGTT
This genomic stretch from Neodiprion pinetum isolate iyNeoPine1 chromosome 6, iyNeoPine1.2, whole genome shotgun sequence harbors:
- the ScpX gene encoding sterol carrier protein 2, with the translated sequence MVHKPKVYVVGVGMTKFEKPGKRDDFDYPDMAKEAVTNALKDAKIPHRQIKAACVGYVYGDSTCGQRALYEVGMTGFPVYNVNNNCSTGSTALLMGKQIIETGNADCVLALGFEKMERGSLTSKFMDRTNPMDKHVELMADIAGLDASPITAQMFGNAGIEHMKKYGTKPEHFAKIAYKNHLHSTNNPYSQFQEKYSLEQIMKSPTVFGPLTKLQCCPTSDGAAAVILANEDFVKANNLEAQAVEIVGMEMSTDLPSTFSERSCIKLIGYDMTQNAAQKLFTNTPYKPSDVDVIELHDCFSANELITYEALGLCPPGKAGELIDSGNNTYGGKFVINPSGGLISKGHPLGATGLAQCSELCWQLRGEAGKRQVKGAKLALQHNIGLGGAVVVALYKLGFPHAKNSVQRNNVAAVEPDKFQANVLFKILEIAMREDTDNLIDRVRGIYGFKITDGPNGEEGLWIVNAKTGKGSVEFNGKTKPDVTITISDKDIVDFITGKLNPQKAFFQGKVKIKGNMGLAMKLPDLQKRAAKKIELIRSKL
- the LOC124221934 gene encoding kelch-like protein 18, encoding MSRTSRINLDREIPGVLVPVENRTSLARRGINNIIQALPGTQGWTRNETVSSSSSSSSSSSSTMRTAIPGCASHRSRGVNMEAMKTKQKKCENLDIAAVDNEKQIVFEQVDLYAQGFPVFEEIRRQGKLCDVTLKVDDQSFSAHRIVLAATIPYFNAMFLNNMIESKQNDITLQGIDAVALEAAINFAYSGRITLTNSNVQSLMMGASFLHLHKVRDACADFLKKRFHPHNAIGIRHFADTLSCLPLVEEADKYIQQYFHEVSVADEFLAQPFSELKELVCRDELHVVSEEQVFEAVMRWVRHDKENRTKNLPELLASVRLPLLTPQYLADHIAKEDLIRSSHQCRDLLDEARDYHLMPERRHLLQSFRSRPRCCNYIMGHIFAVGGLTKSGDSLSTVEVFDPFVGRWQTSEAMTMLRSRVGVAVHKNKLYAFGGYNGTERLSTVEVYDPCLRTWNKIGPMQCKRSAVGTTALGDHLYVCGGYDGVTSLNTVERYSPNTDKWKMISSMNKHRSAGGVVAFQGYVYALGGHDGLSIFDSVERYDPLSGFWTVVKPMLTRRCRLGVATLNGKLYVCGGYDGSTFLQSVEVYDPVIDTWKFVAPMNVMRSRVALVANMGKLWAIGGYDGVSNLSTVEVYDPSTDSWSFVASMCAHEGGVGVGVIPLC